In Penicillium oxalicum strain HP7-1 chromosome I, whole genome shotgun sequence, a single window of DNA contains:
- a CDS encoding Aquaporin-3 — protein sequence MGSPTVTTSNPQTMAIIQKEMGLSDNRNSDCTSVYLGSQTESLVHDATIEPEQLAGEPSVFWYKIRACGRDAFSEFFGTMILILFGNGVVAQVLLSHGEKGNYQSISWGWGLGVMLGVYVSGQSGAHINPAVTFANCIYRGFPWRKFHIYVIAQLLGAMCGAAIVYGNYKSAIDLFEGGATIRTVPGYSSTATAGIFCTYPAEFMTKTGQFFSEFLASAILMFLIFALKDDGNLGAGPLTPLALFFVIFGIGACFGWETGYAINLARDFGPRLTSYMLGYGHEVWTAGNYYFWVPMVAPFLGCAFGGWLYDVFLYTGVESSVKTPWLGVKRLFYLNRQQRLNLDSSV from the exons ATGGGTTCTCCTACAGTTACTACGAGCAATCCCCAGACAATGGCCATCATTCAAAAGGAGATGGGTCTTTCAGACAATAGAAACAGTGACTGCACCTCTGTCTATCTCGGAAGTCAGACAGAGTCATTGGTCCACGACGCTACTATCGAACCAGAACAGCTTGCTGGAGAGCCATCGGTCTTCTGGTATAAGATTCGAGCCTGCGGACGGGATGCCTTCTCCGAGTTCTTTGGAACAATGATATTGATTCTCTTCGGCAATGGAGTGGTCGCTCAAGTTCTACTCAGCCACGGGGAGAAGGGAAACTACCAATCAATCTCATGGGGATGGGG CTTAGGAGTGATGCTTGGAGTATACGTGAGCGGACAGTCCGGAGCCCACATCAACCCGGCCGTCACTTTCGCAAACTGCATCTACCGTGGGTTTCCCTGGCGCAAGTTTCACATTTACGTGATTGCGCAATTACTTGGCGCAATGTGTGGTGCCGCCATTGTCTACGGAAACTACAAGTCCGCCATCGATCTATTCGAAGGCGGCGCCACCATCCGCACAGTACCGGGCTACTCATCGACCGCAACAGCAGGTATCTTCTGTACCTACCCGGCCGAGTTCATGACCAAGACGGGTCAATTCTTCTCCGAGTTTCTGGCCAGTGCCATCTTGATGTTTCTCATCTTCGCACTCAAGGATGATGGAAATCTAGGAGCAGGTCCGCTGACCCCCCTGGCTCTGTTTTTTGTGATTTTTGGAATCGGCGCTTGCTTCGGCTGGGAGACAGGGTACGCGATTAACCTGGCACGAGACTTTGGGCCCAGACTCACATCTTACATGCTGGGGTATGGACATGAGGTGTGGACGGCCGGAAATTATTACTTCTGG GTTCCAATGGTAGCCCCCTTTCTGGGCTGTGCATTTGGCGGATGGCTATATGATGTCTTCCTGTACACAGGGGTAGAGAGCTCAGTCAAGACGCCCTGGCTAGGAGTGAAGCGATTATTTTATTTGAATCGCCAACAGCGCCTAAACCTTGACAGTTCTGTTTGA
- a CDS encoding Short chain dehydrogenase sor7 — translation MSVSAFMPIPPGTSLEGKTVLITGATSGLGLEFARQALHLSASRVIITARSQEKANAALATLRADCQLEGMSLGDRLHSLLLELDDYDSGMNLVQNVYAKYSELDILLCNGGTNSFEFQISKSGHERLMQVHCYTHFLIVLSLMPLLRQTAALRGTPTRVTFVSSYSHADHTLETNPIAPDESVISHFDNSQTPFRGTRYQDAKLVVTAYVQFLATRLLPSQVIVNCVCPGIVATNITSQLPLWVRLILYVYFKLKARPVGEGVRVLIYAAVIVGAESHGKFVKASEMDSGATFLSQPAGSQFIAKLGAEIMIEMSRINPELQNAFGEHGNSPLQPSRASCKTENVVML, via the exons ATGTCCGTATCAGCATTCATGCCAATACCTCCGGGGACCAGCTTGGAAGGAAAGACAGTTCTCATCACCGGGGCCACCtctggccttggccttgaattCGCGCGTCAAGCGTTACACTTGAGCGCCTCTCGTGTCATTATCACGGCTCGCTCACAGGAGAAAGCGAATGCTGCTCTCGCAACCCTTCGGGCTGACTGCCAGCTTGAGGGTATGAGCCTCGGGGACAGATTGCATAGTCTTCTTCTGGAACTAGATGATTATGACTCTGGTATGAACCTCGTGCAAAATGTGTATGCAAAATACTCTGAACTTGACATTCTCCTCTGCAATGGTGGCACGAACAGTTTTGAGTTTCAGATCAGCAAAAGTGGACATGAGCGACTGATGCAAG TGCACTGTTACACACACTTTCTCATTGTCCTCAGCTTGATGCCTCTGCTTCGCCAGACGGCGGCATTACGGGGTACACCCACAAGAGTGACTTTTGTGAGCTCGTATAGCCACGCAGATCACACACTTGAGACCAATCCTATTGCTCCTGATGAATCAGTGATAAGCCATTTTGACAACAGCCAAACTCCATTTCGGGGAACACGATACCAGGATGCCAAGTTGGTCGTAACTGCTTATGTACAGTTTCTCGCAACGCGACTGTTGCCTTCGCAGGTCATCGTCAACTGTGTTTGCCCGGGAATAGTTGCAACAAACATCACCAGTCAACTACCGTTGTGGGTTCGATTAATTCTATATGTGTACTTCAAGCTCAAGGCGCGACCAGTTGGCGAAGGAGTACGGGTTTTAATTTACGCCGCGGTCATTGTCGGCGCGGAAAGTCATGGTAAATTCGTGAAGGCGAGCGAGATGGATAG TGGTGCAACTTTTTTGTCTCAACCGGCAGGCAGTCAATTTATTGCAAAGCTCGGGGCCGAAATCATGATCGAAATGTCGAGGATCAATCCCGAGTTGCAGAACGCCTTTGGGGAGCATGGAAACTCCCCCTTACAACCCTCAAGGGCAAGCTGCAAGACAGAAAATGTTGTGATGTTATGA
- a CDS encoding Cytochrome, which translates to MIEAIVGNLSPTRALLWAVGLFTAYCVFRKLQASAQIARQGARAPKVKFYLPYALDFMYKGHQANLKNEDLKFWDETIMRAGGRENCKTAEVDAGISSRIVLTKDPENIKAVLTGQFADYGKGETFHREWKEFLGDSIFATDGEMWSRSRQLIRPMFARERLVDTEIFEKHMQKLIPLLGKNSHGGRVVDVGSLFFRYTLDASTDYLLGQGTDSLENPATRFAEAFRYVQQRQAELFRFGVFNFAMSRTEFRRNLKIMDDFMQPYIQTVLSMSPDELDQKLSKRDTFLHALARFTRDPQVLRDQLVAVLLAGRDTTASTLAFCLFELARHPEVVAKLRAEIKDRLGVGANAQKPTYEDLKMMKYLNAVINETMRYYPVVPFNVRFSLKDTTLPRGGGPDGQSPVGVRANSRVIYSTLLMQRDPDLYDKPGSKNYFDPGQWIPERWVEGWSPRPWQFIPFNGGPRICIGQQFATIEMGYTIIRILQVYEKIIAMPASGEDRVKDPVMRFEVTLSPGAEFNCVFLREGEDPKAGL; encoded by the exons ATGATCGAAGCAATCGTGGGCAATTTGTCGCCCACTCGGGCGCTGCTGTGGGCCGTAGGCCTGTTCACGGCCTATTGTGTGTTCCGCAAGCTGCAGGCCTCGGCGCAGATCGCCCGTCAGGGTGCGCGTGCTCCGAAAGTGAAGTTTTATCTTCCATATG CTCTTGATTTCATGTACAAAGGCCACCAGGCTAACCTCAAGAATGAGGACCTCAAATTCTGGGACGAAACCATCATGAGGGCGGGCGGTCGGGAAAACTGCAAGACCGCCGAAGTGGACGCTGGTATCTCGTCGCGCATCGTCCTGACCAAGGACCCGGAGAATATCAAGGCCGTTTTGACGGGCCAGTTCGCCGATTATGGCAAGGGCGAGACTTTTCACCGCGAGTGGAAGGAGTTCCTTGGTGACAGTATCTTCGCAACAGATGGCGAGATGTGGTCGCGTTCTCGCCAACTCATCCGCCCTATGTTTGCGCGAGAGCGACTTGTTGACACTGAGATCTTCGAGAAGCACATGCAGAAGCTCATTCCTCTTCTCGGCAAGAACTCACATGGCGGTCGCGTAGTCGACGTGGGTTCGCTGTTCTTCCGGTACACCCTTGACGCCTCGACCGACTACCTGCTGGGCCAGGGAACCGACAGTCTTGAAAATCCTGCCACTCGCTTCGCCGAGGCATTTAGATATGTACAACAACGTCAAGCCGAGCTCTTCCGTTTCGG AGTCTTCAATTTCGCCATGTCGCGCACTGAATTCCGCCGCAACCTGAAGATCATGGACGACTTCATGCAGCCGTATATTCAGACCGTCCTGAGCATGTCTCCGGATGAGCTTGACCAAAAGCTTTCCAAGCGCGACACCTTCCTGCATGCCCTTGCGCGTTTCACCCGTGATCCCCAGGTTCTCCGCGACCAGCTCGTCGCCGTTCTCCTCGCAGGCCGTGACACCACTGCCTCTACTCTTGCATTCTGTCTATTCGAACTCGCCCGCCACCCGGAAGTCGTCGCCAAGCTGCGCGCTGAGATCAAGGATCGCCTCGGGGTTGGCGCCAACGCTCAGAAACCGACCTACGAGGACCTCAAGATGATGAAGTACCTCAATGCTGTGATCAACGAAACAATGCGCTATTATCCCGTCGTGCCTTTTAATGTGCGATTCTCACTGAAGGATACCACACTTCCTCGCGGGGGCGGACCCGATGGACAGTCCCCCGTTGGGGTGCGAGCCAACTCTCGTGTGATTTACTCCACCCTTCTGATGCAGCGTGATCCGGACCTGTATGACAAGCCTGGCTCAAAGAACTACTTTGACCCTGGCCAGTGGATTCCCGAGCGATGGGTAGAAGGGTGGTCACCGCGGCCCTGGCAGTTCATCCCGTTCAACGGTGGACCTCGCATTTGTATCGGTCAGCAGTTTGCCACCATCGAGATGGGATATACCATCATTCGGATCCTCCAGGTCTATGAGAAGATTATCGCCATGCCTGCCAGTGGAGAGGATCGTGTGAAGGATCCTGTGATGCGATTCGAGGTGACTCTTAGCCCTGGTGCGGAGTTCAACTGCGTCTTTCTTCGAGAAGGCGAGGACCCGAAAGCCGGTCTCTGA
- a CDS encoding Glycerol kinase → MQPSEVFVGAIDQGTTSTRFLIINHDGEPVASHQVEFNQIYPYPGWHEHDPLELVDSVESCIAGAVQSFENQGYSRTSIACVGITNQRETTIVWDHETGEPLYNAIVWTDTRSQAIVAELKSRPGASSLQSFCGLPLSTYSSATKLLWMLEHVPRVRDAFDRGTLAFGTVDAWLVYRLNGGAIANVFVSDSTNASRTMFVNLETLRYDDTLLDFFGIKGKLHLPKIVPSSDPSAYGKIASGALAQVPIMGCLGDQSSALVGQKAFSPGMAKNTYGTGCFLLYNVGEKPVFSKHGLLTTVAYDFGGKPVYALEGSIAVAGSGVKFLQENLSFFQSSKEVNDLALTVDDNGGCVFVTAFSGLFAPYWIDDANGTIFGITQFTQKGHIARATLEATCFQTKAILDAMEKDSGRALTELAVDGGMSNSDLAMQTQADLISIPVYRPKMRETTALGAAIAAGLAVGIWRNFAELRDINRAGGSVFEPRITREESAAKFEKWEKAVRMSRGWVSSANDSESHGERINGLGQSTVVNEALPMNTTNSTTKNTSPAQREQRETSILGSVPTVSELVTKGSLGPTVRVTTHSVMDGDQDGNRDWEISHTKTPLITVSSDLEEADEEDLFLELRKVEILQKLKRLRKMKLSYY, encoded by the exons ATGCAGCCCTCCGAGGTTTTTGTGGGAGCGATCGACCAGGGGACCACCAGTACACGGTTCCTgatcatcaatcatgatgGTGAGCCTGTCGCGTCCCATCAGGTTGAATTTAATCAGATCTACCCTTATCCTGG ATGGCATGAGCATGATCCTCTGGAGTTGGTTGACTCTGTGGAAAGCTGCATCGCTGGTGCCGTTCAATCCTTCGAGAACCAAGGCTACTCTCGCACCAGCATTGCCTGTGTCGGCATCACGAATCAGCGAGAAACGACCATAGTCTGGGATCACGAGACGGGCGAGCCTCTCTACAATGCGATCGTCTGGACCGATACCCGCTCGCAGGCCATCGTCGCAGAGCTCAAATCCCGCCCCGGAGCATCTAGCCTCCAGTCCTTCTGTGGTCTACCGCTGTCGACCTATTCTTCGGCAACCAAGCTGCTGTGGATGCTCGAGCATGTACCCAGAGTGCGGGATGCCTTTGATCGCGGTACTTTGGCGTTTGGAACGGTCGATGCCTGGCTGGTATACCGTTTGAATGGCGGTGCCATCGCCAACGTGTTTGTCTCGGATTCGACAAACGCCTCGCGAACCATGTTTGTCAATCTGGAAACGTTGCGGTATGACGATACCCTGTTGGATTTCTTTGGGATCAAGGGAAAGCTTCATCTTCCAAAAATTGTTCCCTCGAGTGATCCGTCGGCGTACGGCAAGATTGCCAGCGGTGCTCTGGCCCAAGTGCCCATCATGGGATGTCTGGGCGATCAGTCCTCTGCTCTGGTAGGTCAGAAGGCATTCTCGCCTGGAATGGCCAAGAATACATATGGCACGGGCTGCTTTTTATTGTACAATGTGGGTGAGAAACCGGTGTTTTCCAAACATGGGCTTTTGACAACCGTCGCGTACGACTTTGGTGGCAAGCCGGTCTATGCGCTGGAAGGAAGCATTGCTGTGGCTGGATCGGGAGTGAAGTTCCTTCAAGAGaatctttccttcttccagagCTCCAAAGAAGTGAACGACCTGGCGCTGACGGTGGACGATAATGGCGGCTGTGTATTCGTGACGGCCTTTAGTGGTCTATTTGCGCCTTATTGGATCGACGACGCCAACGGAACCATCT TCGGCATCACCCAGTTCACGCAAAAGGGTCACATTGCCCGCGCCACCCTGGAAGCGACCTGCTTCCAAACCAAAGCCATCCTGGACGCCATGGAAAAAGACAGCGGGAGGGCACTCACAGAGCTCGCCGTCGACGGAGGCATGAGCAACTCAGACTTGGCGATGCAG ACCCAAGCAGatctcatctccatcccTGTTTACCGACCCAAAATGCGCGAGACCACTGCTCTTGGCGCTGCCATCGCTGCCGGTCTGGCGGTGGGTATCTGGCGCAATTTCGCCGAGCTCCGTGACATCAACCGTGCCGGTGGCTCAGTCTTTGAGCCTCGGATCACCCGCGAGGAGAGTGCTGCAAAGTTCGAGAAATGGGAGAAAGCCGTGCGAATGAGTCGAGGCTGGGTGTCTTCTGCGAATGATAGTGAATCTCATGGTGAGAGGATCAACGGTCTCGGTCAAAGTACTGTGGTCAATGAGGCTCTACCGATGAATACGACAAACTCGACCACGAAGAACACCTCGCCGGCGCAAAGAGAGCAGCGAGAGACGAGCATTCTCGGCTCAGTCCCGACAGTGTCTGAGCTTGTGACGAAAGGAAGTCTTGGACCGACGGTGAGAGTGACGACGCATTCGGTGATGGATGGTGATCAAGACGGAAATCGGGATTGGGAGATATCACACACCAAGACGCCTTTGATAACGGTCTCGAGTGATCTGGAAGAGGCCGATGAGGAGGATTTGTTTCTGGAGCTGAGGAAGGTGGAAATTTTACAAAAACTCAAGAGattgaggaagatgaagctgAGCTACTATTGA
- a CDS encoding putative extracellular glycosidase — translation MKFQPLRTTAGLLCSAVLITAQTYTDCNPLQKSSHNVRNLADPGDIHIACPADTALGKAGQTYDFTAGSSVEFAASGAVTYDSTNGAAFTVTKKGDGPLIQSGWYIMFGRVEYTIKAAPGTGIVSSAVLQSDDLDEIDWEWLGGDNTKVQTNYFGKGDTSSYNRGAFHANQGNHDGFHTYSVDWTSSQIVWAIDGQTVRVLTPATADSNQYPQTPMMIKVGVWAGGDPDNAQGTIDWAGGVTDYSKGPFTMYLKSMTVTDYSTGNSYSYGDHSGSWESIISNGGQVNGNGGDEPTVAQPAPVITATADSVPIPWSGTHRETSSFVTPDVWPWVATGSPTSFSTSRFPPGWHSGSGHIQPPSGGSASEHCLLPTSRPIMTPAKPDQLLSQSISRCTSASSASSSVSRFPSGLKTVSTNNATRWTRPTSPGSTDAKHHHLEHSQVEKPTSMTTSAETAHPLPSSAPSTGRGIVFYQAPTMAGVAFTTILLGAALVML, via the exons ATGAAGTTCCAGCCTCTGCGTACGACCGCGGGCCTTCTGTGCTCAGCTGTTTTGATCACTGCCCAGACTTACACAGACTGCAACCCTCTGCAGAAAA GCTCCCACAACGTCCGAAACTTGGCTGATCCCGGTGATATTCACATAGCATGCCCCGCGGACACTGCGCTCGGAAAGGCTGGACAAACTTACGATTTCACGGCTGGCTCGTCTGTCGAGTTCGCTGCCTCCGGGGCTGTCACCTACGATAGCACCAATGGAGCTGCCTTCACAGTCACCAAAAAGGGTGATGGGCCCTTGATCCAGTCTGGCTGGTACATCATGTTCGGTAGAGTCGAGTACACGATTAAAGCCGCGCCGGGAACGGGTATTGTCAGCAGCGCTGTCTTGCAGTCCGACGACCTGGACGAGATTGATTGGGAATGGTTGGGCGGCGACAATACTAAGGTGCAGACAAATTACTTCGGCAAAGGCGACACCAGCAGCTACAATCGTGGTGCCTTTCATGCCAACCAAGGGAATCACGACGGATTTCACACCTACTCCGTTGACTGGACAAGCTCCCAGATTGTTTGGGCTATCGATGGTCAAACTGTCCGTGTTCTGACACCTGCGACTGCGGACAGCAACCAATACCCGCAGACTCCGATGATGATCAAGGTTGGTGTCTGGGCTGGTGGTGATCCGGATAATGCGCAAGGAACCATCG ACTGGGCTGGCGGAGTGACCGACTACAGCAAGGGTCCCTTCACAATGTATCTCAAATCGATGACCGTGACCGACTACTCAACCGGCAACTCTTACAGCTATGGTGATCACTCAGGCTCATGGGAGTCCATTATTTCCAATGGTGGCCAAGTCAATGGCAATGGCGGCGATGAGCCGACAGTAGCCCAGCCGGCACCCGTGATTACCGCAACGGCAGACAGTGTTCCTATTCCTTGGAGCGGGACCCATCGCGAAACTTCCAGCTTCGTGACCCCTGACGTTTGGCCCTGGGTTGCGACAGGCTCCCCAACGAGCTTTTCCACAAGCCGGTTTCCTCCCGGCTGGCATTCTGGCTCCGGGCACATTCAGCCACCCAGCGGCGGTTCAGCGAGTGAGCATTGCCTTCTACCTACCAGCAGACCGATTATGACCCCGGCTAAACCCGACCAACTTCTCTCACAGTCTATCTCCCGATGTACAtcagcctcctcggcctcttcgTCGGTTTCACGTTTCCCTTCTGGGCTTAAAACAGTTTCGACTAACAACGCAACGCGGTGGACACGGCCTACATCACCTGGCTCCACCGACGCTAAACATCATCATTTGGAGCATTCACAGGTGGAAAAGCCCACAAGCATGACCACCTCAGCAGAAACAGCCCATCCACTGCCGAGCTCTGCGCCGTCGACTGGCCGTGGAATCGTCTTTTATCAGGCACCTACGATGGCGGGCGTAGCCTTCACCACCATACTGCTCGGGGCCGCTCTTGTCATGCTGTGA